The genomic window agacgactccgacaatgactgccgacaatatctgACCGAAGGTATGCCGGCCGAACAGACCAATACTGTTTCTAACTGGCCGAACGgctgaacccatatcaccgactcattgTCGGGGGTGACGGTCGACGtccgactttcacaaggcaccagatcagctgaCGGTATTTACGAGTCGTCACCCGACGTTCCGGCAGTCGAAtactgacatatagtcggccagcccgctCAAACGCTGTACATttgctatgggctgttgtcctatCAAGGACGTGCTGTGCGACtgtcctggggcattgtcctgtcaaAGACATGGGTTAATTttgatgacctgacaacccacgccgATTTGACAGCCCCTGACGATATCCTGTCTAGGACGTGCTGTGCGAccgtcctggggcattgtcctgccaagacaTGGGTTAATTTTGATGACCTGATAACCCACACCGATTGACAGcccccggcgatttgacaacttttcagttgtctgcaccattaatggcgggaccataccgcattctactataaaatgtgataaggcaacagttttggtaagggCCTTTAAGCTCTCAAAAAACtctcaagctctctctctctctccccattGAGTCCctgattttccactgttgcctagtctcctctctgatttgaccgtcggagggtccccgtcggaggcatcttCGGTCAGTGAAGATTTTTCTTGTAGGTGTGCGACCCCGATGATCGGGCGATGAGGAGATTGACCGCAACACTTTGAATGCTATCTTATGTATTTATATTCTTTTGCATACGGGGTATCTTCTTTTTCCTTGTTTTGGCCTTATGCGCCTTTATGTAATTTGGAGATTTTGTATTACTATTTCAGTTTAATTTAGTGTGGCTTTCTAACCCAAAAGAAAAAAGGATTGTTCATGCTGTTGCACAAGCTCATCAAATGCAACAAGTTGATATGGTCAACATGCTCATGGGCCTTCCAGATAAAGATGAAAAAAGATGACTGAACCAATGAAAAGAAACAATCTTCTAGGTTTCCTATTTTAGGAGACATAAGGCAACAATCAAATTAAGCTTTATAACAAATAAAAATGCCATGgctgcaataaaaaaaaaaaaaaaaaaagaaagcacatGCTTTGATAAAACATCGCACATGAAAGAAACCAATGAAATCAATCACGTGGTTTTGAATGAAAAGAGTTCTTGTAACCTCAATGCGGTCCATCGCTAAATTTCACTATGATTAGGGATTGCAAAGGGATTAGGTTTTGCTGGAGAAGATTGGATTTGAGAAGGATTTTAGTACGTCGGATTGgagaaaaaaagatggagaagaagagaaaggagatGATCTCCGAAATCAAAACTCGACGGATCAAAACCAAAGGAATAAATCttaatacaaaatttaaataAGCATTATATATTGCAAAAAGGAAAAGGCAAAGAACTTCCACTGCTCCTTTATTTACTTGCAAGTTCATTACTTATTTGTAGATGTGCTTAGAAAAAATTGTAGGTAAGGCCCTAATCCAATATTTAATTACCCAAGAATTCTTCGAACTAAGTTAGAAGAATGTTCCCtcaaaaaaaagaatgaagaacATAAAATTTTTGCAAACTTTCAAAATTTGTTTCTCTAAAAGTGGGGCCCGTAGGGTAACTTTCGAAGTCATCAGCATCGTCATATTAAATTTTTACACTACCATCTAAATAAATTAGCCTCACATCTTTCTAAAATTTAGCTGACTATGCAATTGATtagacaagattttttttttaatgttatacaATGTCCAATCCAAATGATAAGGCATGCTTGGAAACTGATTGGTGATGTATGTATCATGGTCTAAAAGGCTCAAGATCTATCCCATTAAAACAAAAGAAGCAAGTTTATAAAGCTTTTATCAAACACAAACATATAAATATACAGGTGAGACATATTTAACCTGTGGCTACTAGAGTTAAATATCCAatgtgctctattttttttttttggtgaaagtatccAATGATCTCTATTGGAAGCTGTATCCAGTTCACACATCCTTACAAAAAGTTGTATTAGCATTTGTGCCGATATACAATAGGTCATATACTTCTGGCTTTTAATTGGTGACCCAAATATACCAAGCACAACAGGTAAActggttttctttctttatttatttttttttaaaaaaattctgttTACTTAATTTCAGTCGTTGCTATAGAGAGCCACTCTTCATTAAACTGTATTCTTCTTCTCTCACCAAAATTCAATGATGCTTACTTGGCATTAAATCTTAATTCATAAATCCTTAAATAGAAGTCAAACTTTTAGCAAAATACATCGTATCCCAGGCATCTAAGGATTTTATATTGTTATTGGTAGATGTTGCTTGACCATGAAGCACTCTTGTCCATATTTGCTAAAAGatttttattcataaattatttataatatcatttctgGTTTCATCCAACTcaacttcttaaaaaaaaaaaaaaaaaaaacagccaaCCTATTtaacccacaaaaaaaaaaaaaatcattataaaGATTGGATTGCAAAGTATGGATCTTAACTCCAGTTCATATCAGAACATATGGAGCCCCAAACAGTTATAAGacaatcaacatgatcaaatattCTTCATTCATTTCATTGTCACTTCTTAGGAtatatttgattgaaaaaaattatactcATGGATGAGAATGAAAATAagcattttattttaattatttgattaaaaaaatataatttttattttgatgttagaagaaaaaaattaattatctaaaatataatttttactcTTCTAtagtatttgatttttttatcgattttgattaaaattttgatcatgaattaatatatcaaaaaaatatgatcattttgatatttattttaatttatatttaaattttgatttgaattccaaCCTCAATTTCCATCGCGCCCGAAACGTGTTCTTAGACCAATTATTAATTTGAAAACCAAAGAATTGTCAATTGACTCCAGAaccttttaaaattcaaacaagCAGACAGGTCGGCACGGTGCGACTTAACTCGAAAAGACAACAGGACTGTGCCACCTAATATTGAAATGGACGGGGAGGTTTACCCACTTAATATTTTATTGAATGAAAATATTTACAAGGACACAACATGTGCTGTAGACCTGCCCCAGATAAAGACCAACAATTTCTGCAACACGTGATGGTCCCCCCTCCCACAGCTCGCATGTCGTTTTGTTGGCTTGCCGTCTACCGCCAAACGCATAAAATAATACATGTAGCCTGataataagaagaaaaaatatcaCAACCCGACAAATAAGGTATCTTCTATCACAACCCAAGCTTGGGCTAGCATCTTCTTTTGGTAGAGCGAGCTCTAGCATCTTTACGGGTGAAAAGCTAGAAACAATCTGGAGGACGATGCTATTCAGAGCCGCAGCAGTCCTGCTGATAGTGTTGTTGGGATTGGCTTATCAATCCATCCAGCCTCCACCTCCAAAGCTGTGTGGCTCTCCCGATGGCCCCCCCATCACTTCTCCCAGAATCCAACTCAAAGATGGAAGGCATCTGGCCTACAAAGAAGCAGGAACTCCCAAAGAGAAGGCTAAATACCAGATCATTACAGCCCATGGTTTTGGTTCCACCAAAGAATTTGTATTCCCTGTGTCTCAGGTCATAAACTGATGAGATCTCTGTATTTTTTTTCAGGTATAATTAAGTCTTCTTGTTTCATGACTGTATTCTTGTAATTTGGTTAGGCACTGGTGGAGGAGCTAGGAATATACTTGCTCTCGTTTGATAGAGCAGGATATGGGGAGAGCGATCCAAACCCAAAGCGAAGTGTGAAGAGTGAGGCTATGGACATTGAAGAACTTGCCGACCAATTGGAGATTGGGCCAAAATTCTACGTCCTCGGGATCTCCATGGGAGGTTACACGATCTGGGGGTGCCTGAGATACATACCACACAGGTCTGGTCGCAACTTTATATTTTGGAATCATGGCATCCTTTGTTCTATGAATGATTCTGAACTGAAATAGATACGACCTGCCCTTCTCCTAAGAGGATAGAGTATCTACCAATCTCATGTATCTAGCTGGCAGATTTGAACATATGTGGCATGGAAACTTACAAGAGTTTCAgactcaaaaatataatttcatcagtaTTGATGTAATTTTGTTGGAGGATGAAATCTAAGCCATATAGATTCAGATCCAGCTCCTGTTTAAGAGAAAGATAGCTTGTCTCTTCTAAATATCAATAAAGTAATACTGAATAATTCTCACAAGAAGATGTTTGACTTACAAAGATTCTGAATATAGGCTGGCAGGAGCAGGACTTGTAGTACCAGTCATCAACTACTGGTGGCCTTCTTTTCCGGCTGAGCTATCCAAGGAGGTCTACGGCAAGATACTTGTGACAGAACAATGGTCTCACTGGATCGCACATCATTTTCCTTCTTTACTGTATGGATGGTTGACTCAGAAATGGTTCCCTTCTTCAGCAATAATTGGGGGACACCCTGATCTATTCCCTGAGGAAGATAaggaaatctttaagaaaatccaAGCAATGCCAAATCCTGCTGGGGTACAGTTCTTCAGAAGCTCATCTAAAGAATAGATTACTCAGTCACTACCCTGTTAAATATTCAGATATTATCCTGCATTAAAGGTCATAAAGGAAGTAAAGAATCATGAAGTAATGCATCTAATTAAGGAACTACAGCGACAAAAAAGGGAAATCTATTCATCAACTTTGTCATTTTAGTGCTGATGTCTAAACTATCTATTTGGTGGTAGCTGCAAACTGATCTGTTTTTGTTTCAGGATAAGCCAACACAGCAAGGTGTTCATGAATCACTCCATCGAGACCTAATGGTGGCATTTGGCAAGTGGGAATTTGATCCTATGAATCTTAGCAATCCATTCCCTCACAATGAGGGCTCTGTTCACATCTGGCAAGGGTATAAAGACAGGTTGTGCCAAGTGGAGCTGCAGCGCTATGTTTCTAAGAAGCTTCCCTGGATCCGATATCATGAGGAACCTAATGGCGGGCATGTGTTCATGCTTCTTGATGGTTATGGTGACAAAATCATCAAGGAACTTCTACTTGGAGAGAAGCCCTCGGTTATGTGAATGTGGTTTATGGAGTTGCAGATCTTGTATTATGCATCTCTAAACAATGATCGTATGAAGTTCCAAAATGAATGTGTAAACATTTTATTCATGGAAAATGCCAAAGCCTCCAACTCTTGGTTGGTTTGACAGACCCAAGCCCTCCAACTCTTGCATTTCATACAGTTTAGATGACAATGGCCATAACTTTTTGAAGTCTTCCACAGAAGAAAAATTGTTCCATGTTTCTTACCTGAGAGTGGATATGGCTTCTAAAAATCCTGCTTCTATGATAGTTTTTGCACATATTGTTCATCATTTCAATGCATATTTTTGATACTTCTCCAGTCCAGTTCAAACATCAAGCAAGTAAAGCATTTGAAGCAAATTAAcaaaaaacaaaacatttgttggGTGATGCCAATGACTCTCACATGCATGCAAGACATTCACAGGTCACGCACAATAGATCATCAGTCATTTCTTTGACTATGATCTATCCCTTCTTGCCATCCAGCCACAAATGCGATCTCTTTTCTGTTGGTTGCCATGGATGTATGTTGGGTATGACTACAACATTGAGTTTGTGAATTAATGTTACTAGTTGCATAAGTTCAAATGGTCTGCTTATCAGAGTAAGTGCAGCAATGTCCAAGTTATTCATTACAGACAAACAAAATTTGGAAATTGGGAGTTTGACCCCATGAATATAGCC from Elaeis guineensis isolate ETL-2024a chromosome 9, EG11, whole genome shotgun sequence includes these protein-coding regions:
- the LOC105033862 gene encoding uncharacterized protein, which translates into the protein MLFRAAAVLLIVLLGLAYQSIQPPPPKLCGSPDGPPITSPRIQLKDGRHLAYKEAGTPKEKAKYQIITAHGFGSTKEFVFPVSQALVEELGIYLLSFDRAGYGESDPNPKRSVKSEAMDIEELADQLEIGPKFYVLGISMGGYTIWGCLRYIPHRLAGAGLVVPVINYWWPSFPAELSKEVYGKILVTEQWSHWIAHHFPSLLYGWLTQKWFPSSAIIGGHPDLFPEEDKEIFKKIQAMPNPAGDKPTQQGVHESLHRDLMVAFGKWEFDPMNLSNPFPHNEGSVHIWQGYKDRLCQVELQRYVSKKLPWIRYHEEPNGGHVFMLLDGYGDKIIKELLLGEKPSVM